The genomic interval CGCCTGCTGAAAGGCATCTCTAAAGATATTGTTGAACTCGTAGCGGTGACGATGGCGTTCCGAAATCTGTTTTTCGCCATAATCTTGAAAAGCATGACTTCCTTTTTCAAGCACGCACGGATAGGCCCCCAAACGCATGGTGGCCCCTTTGTTAATCACAGCCTTTTGCTCTTGCATGAGGGCAATCACGGGATATTTAGTATGGCTATCAAACTCAACGCTATTGGCCCCTTCGTAATTTAAAACATTGCGCGCATATTCCACCACAGCAAGCTGCATCCCCAAACAGATGCCAAAAAACGGCACTTTATTTTCACGCGCGTAACGAATAGCACGAACTTTTCCATTTACACCACGATCACCAAACCCGCCGGGCACTAAAATGCCCGAGCATCCTTGAAACACTTCATTCACGTCAAGAGCTTCATCTTCTAATGTTTCAGAATCTACAAATTTAAGATTTACTTGAGCATTATTGGCAAAACCCGCGTGTTTTAAAGCTTCATTCAAACTTTTATAGGCATCGGCCAATCCAACATACTTGCCCACCACCGCAATGGTAACCTGATGAGCCAAACTGTTAATAGTACCTACCAGCTTTTTCCATTCATCAAGCTTAGGGCTACGAGTCCAAATATTTAGTTTTTCTACAATTTTGTTATCAATGCCCTCTTCGTGCAAACACAGTGGCACTTCGTAAATAGATTTCACATCACGCGCCGTCATCACACTTTCGGGCGCAATATTACAAAAAAGACCAATTTTCTTTTTAATGTCCTTATTTAAATTGTGCGTAGTACGGCATAAAAGAATATCGGGCTGAATACCAATTTCACGCAGCTTTTGAACACTGTGCTGGGTAGGTTTGGTTTTTAATTCTTCGGCTGCTGCAATATAAGGAACCAAGGTTAAATGAACATACAGAACATTTTCGGCACCCACATCAAAACGAAACTGACGGATAGCCTCTAAAAATGGCAAACTTTCAATATCACCAACAGTGCCACCAATTTCTACAATAAGCACATCTACATCACTTGAGGCTTTTACAATACAACCTTTAATTTCGTCGGTAATATGAGGAATAACCTGAACAGTACTTCCCAAATATTCTCCCCGTCTTTCTTTTTCGATAACCGAATAATAAATACGGCCGGTTGTAACGTTATTAAGTTTGCTGGTGGTTATATTAACAAAGCGTTCGTAATGGCCCAAATCGAGATCGGTTTCGGTGCCATCATCGGTCACAAACACTTCACCATGCTGAAAAGGGCTCATGGTACCGGGATCTACGTTAATATAGGGGTCGAGCTTTTGCATAGAAACCTTAAGCCCGCGATTTTCGAGAAGTGCCGCAATAGAGGCTGCAGCTAACCCCTTACCCAAAGACGAAACTACCCCACCTGTTACAAAAATATATTTTACTTTGTGCGCCAAAAGGCCTCCCGGTTAAGTCCGCAACATCCGCGAACCCATTTTTGTTTTCAAATTATTGGATTAACTTAGTACTGGCTGGAAAAATAGACTAGAGGAGTGACACAAAAATGTCAACATTGTTGGCGTATTTTTTTATTTTTTTTGAAAAAACTTATCCACAGATCTGTGGCAAATGCGCGCACTTTTATTTGAAATTTCATTTCAAGTAAAAGTACAGCGCATTTCTAACGGTACCAGCCCTTAAAAAGGGCCGCTCCCGCAAGAAATGCGCGGCTGGCAGGAGTCGAACCTGCGACCACTTGATTCGTAGTCAAGTACTCTATCCAGCTGAGCTACAGCCGCGTATAAAAGAAAAGTTCCAAGGCCGTCCTTTAGGGCAGCCGCGTGTTACTAAAGCGGTTATCAAAGATAACCGGTTTTGTTACACGCGACTTGTCCTTGAGTAAAGCTCAAGGGCAGCCGCTTCATGAAGCAAGCA from bacterium carries:
- a CDS encoding CTP synthase encodes the protein MAHKVKYIFVTGGVVSSLGKGLAAASIAALLENRGLKVSMQKLDPYINVDPGTMSPFQHGEVFVTDDGTETDLDLGHYERFVNITTSKLNNVTTGRIYYSVIEKERRGEYLGSTVQVIPHITDEIKGCIVKASSDVDVLIVEIGGTVGDIESLPFLEAIRQFRFDVGAENVLYVHLTLVPYIAAAEELKTKPTQHSVQKLREIGIQPDILLCRTTHNLNKDIKKKIGLFCNIAPESVMTARDVKSIYEVPLCLHEEGIDNKIVEKLNIWTRSPKLDEWKKLVGTINSLAHQVTIAVVGKYVGLADAYKSLNEALKHAGFANNAQVNLKFVDSETLEDEALDVNEVFQGCSGILVPGGFGDRGVNGKVRAIRYARENKVPFFGICLGMQLAVVEYARNVLNYEGANSVEFDSHTKYPVIALMQEQKAVINKGATMRLGAYPCVLEKGSHAFQDYGEKQISERHRHRYEFNNIFRDAFQQAGMVFSGTSPDNKLVEIIELKDHPRFVACQFHPEFKSRPMAPHPLFHHFIEAACQYMAKENWRDLKGESKIQSKEDAVDKKKASL